One region of Limnospira fusiformis SAG 85.79 genomic DNA includes:
- a CDS encoding DNA-directed RNA polymerase subunit alpha: MAQFKIECIESNISTDRSQYGKFVLGPLDRGQGITVGNALRRVLLSNLEGTAITAVRIAGVNHEFATIEGVREDVLEIMLNLKEAVLKSHTYQKQIGRLLVQGPATVTVGHFDLPSEVEVVNKNQYIATLSPGATLEMECQIEKGTGYRAVDRHRDDSAALDFLQIDAIFMPVRKVNYTVEDARDGGSLEKDRLTLEIWTSGSLTPQEAISQAAAILVDLFGALKDINLESITSDQRDDIDPTSQIPIEELQLSVRAYNCLKRAQINSVADLRDYTEEDLLEIKNFGQKSAEEVIEALQNRLGITLPKERAAKS, encoded by the coding sequence GTGGCGCAGTTTAAGATTGAGTGTATTGAATCCAATATAAGCACTGACCGTAGTCAGTATGGCAAATTTGTCCTGGGACCGTTAGATCGTGGCCAGGGAATAACCGTTGGAAATGCACTAAGGCGGGTGCTGCTGTCAAATTTAGAAGGGACTGCCATTACAGCGGTCCGAATTGCTGGCGTTAACCACGAATTTGCAACGATTGAAGGGGTTCGGGAAGATGTCCTAGAGATCATGCTGAATTTGAAAGAAGCAGTTCTCAAAAGCCATACCTATCAGAAGCAAATTGGCCGTCTCTTGGTGCAAGGTCCAGCAACCGTAACAGTCGGCCATTTTGATTTACCCTCGGAAGTGGAGGTGGTCAATAAAAATCAATATATTGCTACCTTATCCCCGGGGGCAACTCTGGAGATGGAATGTCAGATTGAAAAGGGGACAGGGTATCGAGCGGTTGATAGACATCGGGATGATTCTGCGGCTTTGGATTTTCTCCAAATTGATGCAATTTTCATGCCGGTACGGAAGGTAAACTACACTGTAGAAGATGCCCGCGATGGTGGATCTTTGGAGAAAGATCGGCTGACGTTGGAAATCTGGACGAGTGGCAGTTTGACTCCCCAAGAAGCGATCAGTCAAGCGGCTGCGATTTTGGTGGATCTATTCGGTGCCCTGAAAGATATCAACCTAGAATCAATTACGAGCGATCAAAGGGATGATATCGATCCTACCAGCCAGATCCCGATTGAGGAGCTACAACTTTCGGTTAGGGCTTATAACTGCCTAAAACGAGCGCAAATCAACTCGGTGGCGGACTTACGAGATTATACAGAGGAAGATCTCCTAGAGATCAAAAATTTCGGTCAAAAGTCTGCTGAAGAGGTGATCGAAGCTCTCCAAAACCGCCTAGGAATTACTTTACCTAAGGAGCGAGCAGCTAAATCTTGA
- the rpsK gene encoding 30S ribosomal protein S11, translating into MARQTKKTGPKKQKRNVPNGVAYIQSTFNNTIVSITDQNGEVISWASAGSTGFKGAKKGTPFAAQTAAESAGRRASDQGMRQIEVMVSGPGSGRETAIRALQGAGLEITLIRDVTPIPHNGCRPPKRRRV; encoded by the coding sequence ATGGCGCGACAAACTAAAAAAACTGGACCAAAAAAGCAAAAACGGAATGTCCCCAACGGGGTAGCTTACATTCAGTCTACGTTCAACAACACAATTGTTAGTATTACGGATCAAAATGGGGAAGTAATATCTTGGGCTTCCGCCGGGTCTACAGGATTTAAGGGAGCGAAAAAAGGAACTCCCTTTGCAGCCCAAACAGCGGCTGAAAGTGCTGGCCGTCGAGCGTCCGACCAAGGTATGCGCCAAATTGAAGTAATGGTCAGCGGTCCTGGATCAGGTCGAGAAACAGCAATTAGGGCATTGCAGGGAGCGGGACTAGAAATTACTCTCATTCGTGATGTCACCCCAATTCCTCACAATGGTTGTCGTCCCCCCAAACGTCGTAGGGTGTAA
- the rpsM gene encoding 30S ribosomal protein S13, which yields MARIAGVDLPRDKRVEIGLTYIYGIGLSRSKEILAETGVNPDTRVKDLTDADVAALRSVIQTNYQVEGDLRRLEAMSIKRLMDIGTYRGRRHRMGLPVRGQRTRTNARTRRGVRRTVAGKKKAASKK from the coding sequence GTGGCACGGATAGCCGGAGTAGACCTTCCACGCGATAAGCGTGTTGAGATTGGTCTGACCTATATCTACGGAATTGGATTATCTCGCTCCAAAGAAATCTTAGCGGAGACGGGTGTCAACCCCGACACTCGGGTTAAGGATTTAACTGATGCGGACGTAGCAGCTTTACGTTCTGTAATCCAAACTAACTACCAAGTAGAAGGAGACCTGCGGCGCTTAGAAGCGATGAGCATCAAGCGTTTAATGGATATTGGTACTTATCGTGGTCGTCGTCACCGAATGGGATTACCGGTTCGGGGTCAGCGGACGAGGACGAATGCCAGAACCCGGCGTGGAGTTCGCCGAACTGTAGCAGGTAAGAAAAAAGCCGCCTCCAAGAAATAG
- the rpmJ gene encoding 50S ribosomal protein L36, whose translation MKVRASVKKICEKCRVIRRRGRVMVICSNPKHKQRQG comes from the coding sequence ATGAAAGTTAGAGCATCAGTGAAGAAAATTTGTGAAAAATGTCGCGTCATTCGCCGTCGAGGGCGAGTGATGGTGATTTGCTCGAATCCCAAACATAAGCAAAGACAAGGATAG
- the infA gene encoding translation initiation factor IF-1, whose product MSKQDLIEMEGTVTESLPNAMFRVDLDNGFNVLAHISGKIRRNYIKILPGDRVKVELTPYDLSKGRITYRLKKK is encoded by the coding sequence TTGTCTAAACAAGACTTAATAGAAATGGAAGGAACTGTTACCGAGTCCCTTCCCAACGCTATGTTTCGAGTCGATCTCGATAATGGTTTTAATGTACTAGCACACATTTCGGGTAAAATCCGGCGCAACTACATTAAAATTCTACCGGGCGATCGCGTCAAGGTAGAATTAACCCCCTACGATCTCAGCAAAGGTCGGATCACCTATCGACTGAAAAAGAAATAG
- a CDS encoding adenylate kinase — translation MRELIFLGPPGSGKGTQAARMAEIMKIPHISTGEILRDHVSKQTPLGQQAKTYMDLGDLVPDQLILDMVTHRLSEPDAETGWILDGFPRNVSQAQFVQEHLLSVDEKTGKIPDKDHVWVINLEVPDDVILKRLLVRGREDDHEETILHRLQVYREQTAPLIEFYSSRNQLHHINGDRTMEEVTDSLKEVITS, via the coding sequence ATGCGGGAATTGATTTTTTTGGGGCCGCCTGGTTCGGGAAAGGGAACACAAGCGGCTCGTATGGCTGAGATTATGAAAATTCCTCACATTTCTACTGGAGAGATTTTGAGGGATCATGTCTCTAAGCAAACTCCCCTGGGTCAACAGGCTAAAACCTATATGGATCTGGGTGATTTGGTTCCGGATCAACTGATTTTGGATATGGTGACTCACCGTTTATCAGAGCCTGATGCTGAAACGGGTTGGATTCTCGATGGGTTCCCTCGTAATGTCAGCCAGGCTCAGTTTGTCCAAGAGCATTTGTTGTCGGTTGATGAGAAAACGGGCAAAATTCCAGATAAAGATCACGTCTGGGTCATTAATTTAGAGGTTCCAGATGATGTCATCCTGAAACGATTGCTGGTGCGAGGTCGTGAAGATGACCATGAAGAAACGATTTTACATCGCCTTCAGGTTTATCGGGAACAGACGGCTCCCTTGATTGAATTTTACAGCAGTCGTAACCAACTGCATCATATCAATGGCGATCGCACCATGGAAGAAGTAACCGATAGTTTAAAAGAGGTAATTACCAGCTAA
- the secY gene encoding preprotein translocase subunit SecY produces MVVSREKTPTAQETFMQMAQAAGLRGRILVTIGLLILVRLGVFLPIPGIDRQAFSQNIQNTPFIGFLDLFSGGGFSALGIFALGILPYINASIIMQLMTAALPTLEDLQKNEGEAGRRKISQITRYVALGWAILQSIGIAIWVSPFAQNPNQPQFIVMAEVVLALAAGSMFVMWVSELITERGIGNGASLLIFINIVAVLPQSLGSTIELAQSGDSAIVGRVVILLLIFLAMIVGIVFVQEGTRRIPIVSARRQVGRKLYREKSSYLPLRLNQGGVMPIIFASAVLILPASISQFANNPVLVQISTYLSPGGPAPWLYIAFYLLMILFFSYFYASLIMNPVDMAQNLKKMGASIPGIRPGRATSEYIERVLNRLTFLGAVFLGLVAIIPTVVESATRVPTFRGFGATSLLILVGVAIDTAKQVQTYVISQRYEGMVKK; encoded by the coding sequence ATGGTCGTCAGTCGTGAAAAAACGCCAACTGCACAGGAAACATTCATGCAGATGGCTCAGGCTGCTGGTTTACGGGGTCGTATTCTCGTAACCATTGGTCTGCTCATTCTAGTTCGTTTGGGCGTGTTCCTGCCTATCCCAGGCATTGATCGGCAAGCATTTAGCCAAAATATTCAAAACACCCCCTTTATCGGTTTTCTCGACCTATTTTCCGGGGGTGGATTTTCAGCCCTGGGTATTTTTGCTCTGGGAATTCTCCCCTATATTAACGCCTCCATTATCATGCAGTTGATGACGGCGGCTCTCCCCACTTTAGAAGATTTGCAAAAAAACGAAGGGGAAGCCGGACGGCGGAAAATATCTCAAATTACCCGCTATGTGGCCTTGGGGTGGGCTATCTTGCAAAGTATTGGTATTGCCATTTGGGTCAGCCCCTTTGCTCAAAACCCCAATCAACCACAGTTCATAGTCATGGCTGAAGTAGTCCTGGCTCTGGCTGCTGGGTCTATGTTTGTCATGTGGGTATCGGAACTGATTACAGAACGCGGTATCGGTAATGGCGCTTCCCTGCTCATTTTTATCAACATCGTAGCGGTTCTACCCCAATCATTGGGCAGTACCATTGAATTAGCTCAAAGTGGTGATAGCGCTATTGTAGGACGAGTTGTGATCTTGTTATTGATTTTCCTAGCAATGATTGTTGGGATTGTTTTTGTACAAGAGGGAACCCGTCGTATTCCTATTGTTTCCGCCCGCCGACAAGTGGGTCGCAAACTTTATCGCGAAAAAAGTAGCTATCTACCTTTGCGTCTAAATCAAGGCGGGGTGATGCCGATTATCTTTGCTTCGGCAGTTTTGATTCTTCCGGCTTCTATCTCCCAGTTTGCTAATAATCCGGTTCTGGTACAAATTTCTACTTATCTGAGTCCCGGAGGACCTGCTCCTTGGCTCTATATTGCCTTTTACTTGCTGATGATTCTGTTCTTTAGCTATTTCTACGCTTCTTTAATTATGAATCCCGTAGATATGGCTCAGAACTTGAAGAAAATGGGAGCTAGTATTCCCGGAATTCGTCCAGGTCGCGCCACCAGTGAGTATATTGAGCGGGTTCTGAATCGCTTAACCTTTTTGGGAGCGGTTTTCTTGGGTTTAGTAGCAATTATTCCTACTGTAGTCGAAAGCGCTACCAGAGTTCCTACTTTCCGAGGCTTTGGTGCTACTTCTCTACTGATTCTGGTCGGGGTTGCTATTGATACCGCCAAGCAGGTTCAGACCTATGTAATTTCTCAAAGATATGAAGGGATGGTGAAAAAATAA
- the rplO gene encoding 50S ribosomal protein L15 has translation MRLQDAKPKAGSQKRRRRLGRGVSAGQGASCGKGMRGQKSRSGGSTRPGFEGGQNPLYRRLPKLKSFPLVNRKQYTTINVGRLDSLSVNSEVTLSSLIAAGIITTDRGPLKILGDGELNVALQVKAAAFTQSARSKIEAAGGSCEVLGARNTSPEG, from the coding sequence ATGAGATTACAAGACGCAAAGCCCAAAGCTGGCTCTCAAAAACGTCGCCGTCGCCTTGGTCGTGGGGTTTCTGCCGGACAAGGAGCTAGTTGTGGCAAAGGAATGCGCGGTCAAAAATCGCGTTCCGGTGGCAGCACCAGACCCGGATTTGAAGGAGGTCAAAACCCCCTCTATCGACGACTACCTAAATTAAAAAGCTTTCCTCTGGTCAACCGAAAACAGTACACTACCATTAATGTGGGTCGTCTGGATTCTCTGAGTGTCAACAGCGAAGTAACTCTATCCTCTCTCATTGCGGCCGGAATTATTACTACTGACCGGGGACCGCTCAAGATTTTGGGAGATGGAGAACTAAATGTAGCACTTCAGGTTAAAGCAGCAGCCTTCACCCAAAGCGCTCGATCTAAAATTGAAGCAGCCGGGGGAAGTTGTGAAGTCTTAGGAGCCAGAAACACCAGCCCGGAAGGTTAA
- the rpsE gene encoding 30S ribosomal protein S5 has product MAEQQRRKKNTRTKEKESEWQERVVQIRRVTKVVKGGKKLSFRAIVIVGNEKGQVGVGVGKAADVIGAVKKGVADGRKNVVEIPLTKSNSLPHPANGVGGGAQVIVRPAAPGTGVIAGGAVRTVLELAGVKNVLAKQLGSSNPLNNARATINALSGLRTLSDVAKERGIPIEQLYA; this is encoded by the coding sequence ATGGCAGAACAGCAACGTCGTAAAAAAAATACTCGCACCAAAGAAAAAGAATCCGAATGGCAAGAACGGGTTGTTCAAATTCGCCGTGTAACTAAAGTAGTTAAAGGCGGTAAAAAACTCAGCTTCCGTGCCATTGTTATCGTCGGCAACGAAAAAGGCCAGGTGGGTGTCGGTGTCGGAAAAGCAGCAGATGTCATCGGAGCCGTCAAAAAAGGTGTCGCCGATGGCCGCAAAAATGTCGTCGAGATTCCCCTAACCAAATCTAACTCTCTACCTCACCCCGCCAATGGTGTGGGAGGCGGAGCCCAAGTCATTGTTAGACCCGCTGCCCCTGGTACAGGGGTAATCGCTGGGGGTGCTGTCCGCACCGTGCTAGAACTAGCCGGGGTTAAAAACGTTCTAGCTAAACAGCTAGGCTCCAGTAATCCCCTGAATAACGCCCGCGCCACCATTAACGCTCTATCAGGATTGCGGACCCTATCGGATGTGGCTAAAGAACGGGGCATCCCCATCGAACAGCTTTATGCTTAA
- the rplR gene encoding 50S ribosomal protein L18 — MKLTRNDSRQRRHRRVRRKVLGTSERPRLAVFRSHKHIYVQVIDDSQQHTLVAASTLDPEITADLKTGATCDASVKVGQLIAKRSLSKGIERVVFDRGGYIYHGRVKALADAAREAGLEF, encoded by the coding sequence ATGAAACTTACTCGTAACGATTCCCGTCAGCGCCGTCACCGTCGAGTTCGGCGCAAAGTCCTAGGCACTTCAGAGCGTCCTAGATTGGCTGTGTTTCGCTCTCACAAGCACATCTATGTACAGGTGATCGACGATAGCCAGCAACACACCTTAGTTGCCGCGTCTACCTTAGACCCCGAAATAACTGCCGACTTAAAAACTGGGGCCACCTGTGATGCCTCTGTTAAAGTTGGTCAATTAATCGCTAAACGCTCCCTATCTAAAGGAATTGAGCGCGTAGTATTTGACCGGGGAGGTTACATCTATCACGGCCGCGTTAAAGCCTTGGCAGACGCAGCCAGAGAAGCCGGGTTAGAATTTTAA
- the rplF gene encoding 50S ribosomal protein L6 — translation MSRIGKRPIPIPAKVTLTLDGQKVTVKGPKGELSRVLPNEVILSLEEDTLIVKRRDESRVARQRHGLCRTLVANMVDGVSQGFERRLEIQGVGYRAQVQGKNLILNVGYSKPVEMVPPEGCSVAVENNTNVIVSGINKELVGNMAAKIRAVRPPEPYKGKGIRYAGEQVRRKAGKAGKK, via the coding sequence ATGTCTAGAATTGGTAAGCGTCCAATTCCGATTCCCGCCAAAGTTACCCTAACCTTAGACGGCCAAAAAGTCACAGTCAAAGGACCAAAAGGGGAGCTTTCCCGCGTATTACCCAACGAAGTGATCCTCTCCCTCGAAGAAGACACACTAATCGTTAAGCGTCGGGATGAATCCCGAGTCGCCCGTCAGCGTCATGGTCTCTGTCGCACCCTGGTAGCCAACATGGTGGATGGAGTTTCCCAAGGATTTGAACGGCGACTGGAAATCCAAGGAGTGGGATATCGGGCTCAGGTTCAAGGTAAAAACCTGATCTTAAATGTCGGCTACAGCAAACCGGTGGAAATGGTTCCCCCTGAAGGTTGCAGCGTAGCCGTTGAAAATAACACCAATGTGATTGTTAGCGGAATTAATAAAGAACTCGTCGGCAACATGGCTGCGAAAATTCGCGCCGTGCGACCCCCTGAACCCTATAAAGGCAAGGGCATTCGCTACGCCGGAGAACAAGTCAGACGTAAAGCTGGTAAGGCAGGGAAAAAATAG
- the rpsH gene encoding 30S ribosomal protein S8, translating to MATNDTIADMLTRIRNSCMARHQTTEIPSTKMTRSIAKVLQDEGFIANFEEAGVGVKKHLVVSLKYNTKTRTPTIRTLKRVSRPGLRVYKNRKELPRVLGGIGIAIISTSRGVMTDREARLQGLGGEVLCYVW from the coding sequence ATGGCGACGAACGACACTATTGCAGATATGTTAACGCGCATCCGCAACTCTTGCATGGCGCGGCATCAAACCACAGAAATTCCATCCACCAAAATGACCCGCAGTATTGCCAAAGTCCTCCAGGATGAAGGCTTTATTGCCAACTTTGAAGAAGCAGGTGTTGGTGTCAAAAAACATTTAGTGGTTTCACTAAAATACAACACCAAAACCCGCACCCCCACAATCCGCACCCTTAAACGAGTGAGCCGTCCAGGTTTGCGCGTTTACAAAAACCGCAAAGAACTCCCCCGGGTTTTAGGTGGAATTGGAATTGCGATCATTTCTACCTCCCGTGGGGTAATGACCGACCGAGAAGCCCGCCTTCAGGGCTTAGGCGGAGAAGTGCTTTGCTATGTGTGGTAA
- the rplE gene encoding 50S ribosomal protein L5 yields MTSPLKTIYQETIVPKLMEQFKYENIHQVPKVVKVTINRGLGEASQNAKALESSVNELAIITGQKPVVTRAKKAIAGFKIRQGMPVGVMVTLRSDRMYAFMERLIHLALPRIRDFRGISPKSFDGRGNYSLGVKEQLIFPEIDYDRIDQIRGLDISIVTTAQTDEEGRALLKEMGMPFREN; encoded by the coding sequence ATGACATCTCCACTCAAAACCATCTATCAGGAAACCATCGTTCCTAAATTGATGGAACAGTTCAAATATGAGAACATCCATCAGGTTCCCAAGGTTGTTAAAGTTACCATTAACCGAGGACTGGGCGAAGCATCCCAAAATGCCAAGGCTCTGGAATCTTCAGTTAATGAATTGGCGATTATTACCGGACAAAAACCAGTAGTGACCCGCGCTAAAAAAGCGATCGCCGGCTTTAAAATCCGTCAAGGAATGCCCGTTGGGGTAATGGTGACACTCCGTTCTGATCGGATGTATGCCTTTATGGAACGTCTAATTCACCTAGCCCTACCTCGCATTCGAGACTTTCGTGGCATTAGTCCCAAAAGTTTTGACGGTCGGGGTAACTACAGTCTGGGGGTCAAAGAACAACTGATCTTCCCAGAAATCGACTACGATCGCATCGATCAAATTCGAGGTCTGGATATTTCAATTGTCACCACAGCCCAGACAGATGAAGAAGGGCGTGCTTTACTTAAAGAAATGGGAATGCCCTTCCGGGAGAACTGA
- the rplX gene encoding 50S ribosomal protein L24: MPKRQRKLAPPRGYKMHVKKGDTVQVIAGRDKGKVGEVISTLPKLSKVVVKDVNVRTKHVKPQQEGEGGRIVNFEAPIHSSNVMLYSTKEKVASRISYTFTEDGRKVRMLKKTGEVID; encoded by the coding sequence ATGCCCAAGCGTCAGCGCAAATTAGCTCCGCCCCGGGGCTACAAAATGCACGTCAAAAAAGGGGATACTGTCCAGGTAATTGCCGGACGAGATAAAGGAAAAGTTGGGGAGGTGATATCCACTCTACCTAAATTGAGTAAAGTAGTTGTCAAAGATGTTAACGTCCGTACCAAGCACGTTAAACCTCAACAAGAGGGTGAAGGTGGCCGTATTGTCAACTTTGAAGCTCCTATTCACAGTTCTAATGTGATGCTGTATTCGACCAAAGAAAAAGTCGCTAGTCGTATTTCCTACACCTTTACGGAAGACGGGCGCAAGGTCAGAATGCTCAAAAAAACCGGGGAAGTTATTGATTAA
- the rplN gene encoding 50S ribosomal protein L14, producing the protein MIQQQSILNVADNSGARKLMCIRVLGGGNRRYGTIGDVIIAVVKDAIPNMAVKKSDVVRAVIVRSRQGLRRDSGMSIRFDDNAAVIINQDGNPRGTRVFGPVARELRDKNFTKIVSLAPEVL; encoded by the coding sequence ATGATTCAACAGCAGTCCATACTTAATGTGGCAGATAACAGCGGCGCGCGCAAACTTATGTGTATCCGCGTCCTGGGTGGGGGTAATCGTCGCTACGGCACTATTGGTGATGTCATCATCGCTGTCGTTAAAGATGCAATTCCCAACATGGCCGTCAAAAAATCCGATGTCGTTCGAGCTGTCATTGTTCGCAGTCGCCAAGGACTACGCCGAGATAGCGGTATGAGTATTCGCTTTGACGATAATGCAGCCGTTATCATTAACCAGGATGGCAACCCCAGGGGAACCCGTGTATTTGGACCTGTGGCACGGGAACTACGGGACAAAAATTTCACTAAAATTGTTTCCCTTGCACCGGAGGTACTCTAA
- the rpsQ gene encoding 30S ribosomal protein S17: MAVKERVGVVVSNKMQKTVVVAIENRSPHPKYGKIVVNTKRYKAHDEDNTCQEGDRVRIRETRPLSRTKRWNVVEIINKNNQ; encoded by the coding sequence ATGGCAGTTAAAGAAAGAGTTGGCGTAGTCGTCAGCAATAAAATGCAAAAAACTGTGGTGGTAGCTATTGAAAACCGCTCCCCTCACCCTAAATATGGGAAAATTGTCGTTAATACTAAACGATATAAAGCCCACGATGAAGATAATACTTGTCAAGAAGGCGATCGGGTTCGCATTCGAGAAACCCGCCCCCTCAGTCGCACTAAACGCTGGAATGTAGTTGAAATTATCAACAAAAATAACCAGTAA
- the rpmC gene encoding 50S ribosomal protein L29 — protein sequence MALSKIEEARQLNDDDLSEQILEIKKQLANLRLLKATGRLEKPHEIRHTRHRLSQLLTVERERQLPNQSPA from the coding sequence ATGGCTCTTTCTAAAATTGAAGAAGCCCGACAGTTAAATGATGATGACCTCTCTGAGCAAATCCTGGAAATTAAAAAACAACTCGCTAATCTGCGCCTCCTGAAAGCTACAGGACGCTTGGAAAAACCTCATGAAATTAGACACACACGACATCGATTGTCACAGTTACTCACCGTGGAGAGGGAACGACAACTTCCAAATCAAAGTCCGGCTTAG
- the rplP gene encoding 50S ribosomal protein L16, whose product MLSPRRTKFRKQQRGRMRGQATRGNNINFGDFALQALEPSWITSRQIEAARRAMTRYIRRGGKIWIRVFPDKPVTMRPAETRMGSGKGAPEYWVAVVKPGRIMFEIAGVSEEVAREAMRLASFKLPIKTKFLTREDSQS is encoded by the coding sequence ATGTTAAGCCCAAGAAGAACTAAATTCCGCAAACAACAGCGGGGTCGAATGCGGGGTCAGGCAACTCGCGGCAACAATATCAACTTTGGTGATTTTGCCCTACAAGCCCTTGAACCCTCTTGGATTACCTCCCGCCAAATTGAAGCAGCCCGTCGGGCAATGACTCGTTATATTCGCCGGGGTGGGAAAATCTGGATTCGTGTATTCCCTGATAAACCTGTCACTATGCGTCCCGCAGAAACCCGTATGGGTTCCGGTAAAGGGGCCCCTGAATACTGGGTCGCTGTTGTTAAACCTGGACGCATCATGTTTGAAATTGCAGGTGTTTCTGAAGAGGTCGCCCGCGAAGCTATGCGCCTAGCCTCCTTTAAACTCCCGATTAAGACTAAGTTTCTCACACGGGAAGATTCACAGTCCTAA